A single window of Anaerocolumna chitinilytica DNA harbors:
- a CDS encoding S1C family serine protease → MRRSDLFKVSYRIQHHRLNNRRELKMSEDKPNNDSNEYLFIQEQVSSRRRSRKTRMLISLLWTIILACVFAVVATLVFYLANPIIVKILGEGGDKKTVEFPSITPGAGDSPAVSPTPTPSATPTEAAKGENGKDNGKNGTKPGITYIETHVSADLKDLNNIYYEIREVATGVNSSIVDITSTSSKVDGLNENENYDVTNNTTGLILANNSVDLLILVTYDKIKDAKDIKLQINEDLSVKARIQDYDKDLNLAVLAASLEDIPDAYEEGLKPAELGESYSLIVGSPIVALGSPNGYVGSMELGIISGINYGTYITDNKVDLFTTDITANESSDGIVINLSGDVIGIITNKLKDQGKENVSTVIGISKIKKTIQAMVNQTERSYFGIKCTDMTKQALEKQGLDNAVCVTEVESNSPALDAGLQIGDMITQVGASPINSVATFNNAITELSPKDTVVVTVQRMTKDKLKEVKLSVVLGKVNDKK, encoded by the coding sequence TTGAGACGTTCTGATTTATTCAAAGTCAGTTATCGGATACAGCATCATAGATTGAATAACCGGAGAGAATTAAAGATGTCAGAAGATAAACCCAATAATGATTCCAATGAATATCTATTTATACAGGAACAGGTATCGTCCAGAAGAAGAAGCAGGAAGACACGTATGCTTATCTCACTTCTATGGACGATTATTTTAGCTTGTGTGTTCGCTGTAGTGGCAACATTAGTATTTTACCTAGCTAATCCTATTATTGTAAAGATTTTAGGAGAAGGGGGAGATAAGAAAACCGTAGAATTTCCTTCCATCACCCCGGGAGCAGGAGATAGTCCTGCCGTATCTCCTACGCCAACTCCATCAGCAACCCCTACGGAAGCAGCTAAGGGCGAAAATGGAAAAGATAACGGCAAGAATGGTACAAAACCTGGAATCACATATATTGAAACCCATGTGTCAGCTGATTTAAAGGACCTGAATAATATCTATTATGAAATCAGGGAAGTGGCTACAGGAGTGAACAGCTCAATTGTTGACATTACCAGTACAAGTAGTAAGGTTGACGGTTTGAATGAGAACGAGAATTATGATGTTACAAATAATACAACCGGACTTATATTAGCGAACAATTCAGTGGATTTATTAATTCTGGTAACCTATGATAAGATAAAGGATGCCAAGGATATCAAGCTTCAGATAAACGAAGATTTATCTGTTAAGGCCAGAATACAGGATTATGATAAGGATTTGAATCTGGCAGTTCTAGCGGCAAGCCTTGAAGATATACCGGATGCTTATGAGGAAGGCCTAAAACCAGCTGAGCTTGGTGAATCTTATTCTCTTATTGTGGGCTCACCTATTGTAGCACTTGGAAGTCCTAACGGATATGTGGGGTCAATGGAACTGGGCATTATATCGGGCATTAATTATGGTACCTACATAACGGATAATAAAGTTGATTTATTTACCACAGACATCACCGCCAATGAAAGCAGTGATGGAATTGTTATCAATTTAAGCGGTGACGTTATTGGAATCATTACCAATAAGCTAAAAGACCAGGGAAAAGAAAATGTAAGCACCGTGATTGGCATATCAAAAATAAAGAAAACCATCCAGGCTATGGTAAACCAGACAGAACGAAGTTATTTCGGTATAAAGTGTACGGATATGACAAAACAGGCTCTAGAGAAACAAGGCCTTGACAATGCTGTCTGTGTAACTGAGGTGGAGAGTAATTCCCCGGCACTGGATGCGGGTCTCCAAATAGGAGATATGATAACTCAGGTAGGTGCCAGTCCTATTAACAGTGTGGCAACTTTTAATAATGCCATTACAGAACTAAGTCCAAAGGATACCGTAGTAGTTACGGTACAGCGTATGACGAAGGATAAATTGAAAGAGGTCAAATTATCCGTTGTCCTTGGAAAAGTAAATGACAAAAAATAA
- a CDS encoding helix-turn-helix domain-containing protein, with translation MIKVNELRGIIAKNGLTQSQVARKLDIVPQTFYEKMKKGIFGSDEISVMIKELHIENPMDIFFADDVT, from the coding sequence TTGATTAAAGTAAATGAACTCCGAGGAATCATTGCAAAGAACGGATTAACACAAAGTCAAGTAGCAAGAAAGCTTGATATTGTTCCACAAACATTTTATGAAAAAATGAAAAAAGGAATCTTCGGAAGTGACGAAATTAGTGTAATGATTAAAGAGTTGCACATTGAAAACCCTATGGATATTTTTTTTGCAGATGATGTAACTTAA
- a CDS encoding sensor histidine kinase: protein MKRSLFVKLVILYLISAVFMFLLLNTYGLKHYEQMLVKEKKMQLYTQALSISNDYMADFYNQNLSLTDLTAKIKAMAIMLDSRIWIVNKNGIVISDTAPDTGNNPIDIYSLDSDFLFQSFPSSSRLQEVLSEPMVSIVYKVLFNYQVRGYVVIHYSMEKIHNSSLSFTNTLNLCLLIFCIIQAIIFSILYFITVLPLEKLNKAALEYTKGNYSYPTTVNTTDEFGTLATSLSFMAGEIRNLDNYQKKFVANISHDFRSPLTSIKGYAEALQDGTIPYEMKDKYLGIILFETERLTKLTGSLLTLNGFENKGILLEVTSFDINLIIKKTAETFEGICKNKKITLNLIFSNKVTLVDADMGKIQQVLYNLLDNAIKFSNQSSTIKISTQEKGDKVFVSVKDYGIGIPKESINKVWERFYKTDASRGKDKKGTGLGLSITKEIITAHNENINVISTQGVGTEFIFTLPRTGGFL from the coding sequence ATGAAGCGGTCCCTTTTCGTAAAACTTGTAATTTTATATCTTATTTCGGCAGTATTTATGTTTCTGCTGCTTAATACCTATGGTTTGAAGCACTATGAGCAGATGCTGGTGAAAGAAAAGAAGATGCAGCTTTATACCCAGGCTCTTTCTATCTCCAACGATTATATGGCTGACTTTTATAATCAGAATCTATCCCTTACGGATCTGACTGCGAAGATAAAAGCTATGGCTATTATGCTGGATTCCCGTATCTGGATCGTCAATAAGAATGGTATTGTAATCTCTGATACCGCTCCAGATACTGGGAATAACCCCATCGATATTTATTCCTTGGATTCTGATTTTTTATTTCAATCTTTTCCAAGCTCTTCCCGTTTGCAGGAAGTACTCTCTGAGCCAATGGTAAGTATTGTTTATAAGGTGTTATTTAATTATCAGGTAAGAGGATATGTAGTCATCCATTATAGTATGGAGAAAATACATAACAGCAGCTTATCCTTTACAAACACTCTCAATCTGTGCCTTCTGATATTTTGTATCATACAGGCCATTATCTTTTCTATCTTGTATTTTATAACCGTACTTCCGTTGGAGAAGCTGAATAAAGCTGCCTTAGAGTATACAAAGGGCAATTATTCCTACCCTACCACAGTAAATACCACCGATGAATTCGGTACGCTGGCTACTTCACTTTCCTTTATGGCTGGTGAAATCCGAAACTTAGACAATTATCAAAAGAAATTCGTCGCTAATATCTCCCATGATTTCCGGTCCCCTCTAACTTCTATAAAGGGGTATGCGGAAGCCTTACAGGACGGCACAATTCCTTATGAGATGAAAGACAAGTATCTGGGTATAATACTCTTTGAAACCGAACGGCTTACGAAGTTAACCGGCAGTCTTCTAACCTTAAATGGTTTTGAGAACAAGGGTATCCTTCTTGAAGTAACCTCCTTTGATATTAACCTTATCATTAAGAAGACCGCTGAGACTTTTGAAGGAATCTGCAAGAACAAAAAAATAACCCTTAATCTTATCTTCTCCAATAAGGTAACTCTGGTGGATGCGGATATGGGTAAGATACAGCAGGTACTCTATAATCTCCTGGATAATGCAATCAAATTCAGCAACCAGAGTTCCACGATTAAAATCTCCACACAGGAAAAGGGTGATAAAGTATTTGTATCCGTAAAGGATTATGGAATTGGCATACCCAAAGAAAGTATTAATAAGGTATGGGAGCGTTTCTATAAAACCGACGCGTCCAGAGGAAAAGATAAGAAGGGTACAGGTCTTGGGTTATCTATAACGAAGGAGATCATTACTGCACACAACGAGAATATTAATGTAATCAGTACCCAAGGCGTCGGAACAGAGTTTATCTTCACACTGCCCCGCACCGGAGGGTTTCTATAA
- a CDS encoding helix-turn-helix domain-containing protein — protein sequence MTIGDRIKELREERKITQEELAKYINTTKQTIHKYENNIVTNIPSDKIEKLSEIFSVSPAFLMGWTTSQKEEVKISPLYEALEKLDIKEEELTEEEVSNIVNFINFMRSNKK from the coding sequence ATGACAATCGGGGACAGAATAAAAGAACTAAGGGAGGAAAGAAAGATAACTCAGGAGGAGTTAGCCAAATATATTAATACAACTAAGCAGACAATTCACAAATATGAAAATAATATAGTGACTAATATTCCATCTGATAAAATAGAGAAACTATCCGAGATTTTCAGTGTATCTCCTGCTTTTTTAATGGGATGGACAACTTCTCAAAAAGAAGAAGTTAAAATATCGCCTCTTTATGAAGCATTAGAAAAATTAGATATAAAAGAAGAAGAATTAACAGAAGAGGAAGTATCTAACATTGTAAATTTTATTAATTTTATGAGATCAAATAAGAAATAA
- the rlmD gene encoding 23S rRNA (uracil(1939)-C(5))-methyltransferase RlmD, with amino-acid sequence MGNDGEGIGKYQGYTLFVKNALVGDTVRVHVMKCKKNYGYARLVEVIEPSPYRVEPKCKIAFQCGGCTLQHLDYEEQLRRKQKKVTDCIERLGGITEGYVMEPIIGMETPYYYRNKAQFPVGIKNGKLAIGFYAGGSHTIIDTENCCIQAKENEDIIRCVRSFLEEERISIYNEETHEGLIRHILTRVGFVTGEIMVCLIINGNDLPGKEKLVNKLKDIKGMTSISLNINKEKTNVILGNKIKPLWGEPYITDYIGAVKFRISPLSFYQVNPVQTRVLYEKALEFAGLEGNETVWDLYCGIGTISLFLAAKAKKVYGVEIIPQAIEDARENARINGIENAEFFIGAAEEVLPEKFGQEKIYADVIVVDPPRKGCAESLLDTIVLMAPKKVVYVSCDPATLGRDLKYLSARGYELKRVQAVDQFGHTGHVETVCQLCSKYSS; translated from the coding sequence ATGGGCAATGACGGAGAAGGTATCGGCAAGTACCAGGGCTACACTTTATTTGTAAAGAATGCGCTGGTAGGAGATACCGTTCGGGTTCATGTTATGAAATGTAAGAAAAACTATGGCTATGCCAGGCTAGTGGAAGTAATAGAGCCCTCCCCTTACCGTGTGGAGCCAAAGTGCAAAATTGCTTTTCAGTGCGGAGGCTGTACTCTGCAGCATCTTGATTATGAAGAGCAGCTTCGAAGAAAGCAGAAAAAGGTAACGGACTGTATCGAAAGGTTGGGCGGCATTACAGAGGGATATGTAATGGAACCAATCATAGGAATGGAAACTCCCTACTATTACCGCAATAAAGCACAATTCCCCGTTGGAATAAAAAACGGTAAGCTTGCAATTGGTTTCTATGCTGGAGGCTCCCATACCATTATTGATACAGAGAACTGCTGTATTCAGGCAAAAGAAAATGAGGATATCATCAGATGTGTTCGGAGCTTTCTGGAAGAAGAGAGAATCAGCATTTATAATGAGGAGACTCATGAAGGGCTTATCAGGCACATATTAACCCGTGTCGGCTTTGTAACGGGAGAGATTATGGTATGCCTGATTATAAACGGAAATGATTTGCCGGGTAAAGAGAAGTTGGTTAACAAGTTAAAGGATATCAAGGGAATGACAAGTATTTCCCTGAATATTAACAAAGAGAAGACCAATGTTATCCTTGGGAATAAGATAAAGCCTCTATGGGGAGAACCTTATATCACGGATTATATCGGAGCAGTAAAGTTTCGCATCTCACCGCTTTCCTTTTATCAGGTCAATCCGGTTCAGACAAGAGTGCTATATGAGAAAGCACTGGAATTCGCTGGTCTGGAGGGCAATGAAACCGTATGGGATTTGTATTGCGGTATCGGTACGATTTCCCTCTTTCTCGCTGCAAAAGCAAAGAAAGTGTATGGGGTAGAGATTATTCCCCAGGCAATCGAGGATGCCAGAGAGAATGCACGGATTAACGGAATAGAAAATGCAGAATTCTTTATAGGAGCAGCAGAGGAAGTATTGCCTGAAAAATTCGGGCAGGAAAAGATCTATGCCGATGTAATTGTTGTGGATCCTCCAAGAAAAGGCTGTGCAGAGAGTCTTTTGGATACCATTGTCTTAATGGCACCTAAGAAAGTAGTTTATGTATCCTGTGACCCCGCAACTTTGGGAAGAGACCTGAAATATCTGTCAGCTAGAGGGTATGAGCTTAAGAGAGTGCAGGCGGTTGACCAGTTTGGGCATACAGGGCATGTGGAGACAGTCTGCCAACTTTGTAGTAAATACAGTAGCTAA
- a CDS encoding 3'-5' exoribonuclease YhaM family protein codes for MRYIGDLRDGDMISETYLCKTKQVLKTKAGKSYYSLLLQDKSGTLDGKVWELSQGIDHFESMEYIHVDGQMVNFQGALQLNIKRVRRSHEGEYDPSDFVPTTGKNINEMYSELLKYISKVKEPHLRQLLESFFVQDTSFAERFKKHSAAKSVHHGFVGGLLEHTLGVAKLCDYYADHYPLINRDLLISAAIFHDIGKMEELSVFPENDYTDDGQLLGHIYIGTEVIGAKIRTMPGFPVALASQLKHCILAHHGELEYGSPKKPSIIEAMALNFADNTDAKLQTMTEFLNSGDEKATWLGMNRLFEANIRRTIF; via the coding sequence ATGAGATATATAGGAGATTTAAGAGATGGGGATATGATATCAGAAACCTATCTTTGTAAAACGAAACAAGTACTGAAAACAAAAGCCGGAAAGAGTTATTACTCTCTTCTGCTGCAGGATAAATCCGGAACACTGGATGGTAAGGTATGGGAATTATCACAGGGGATAGACCATTTTGAGAGCATGGAATATATTCATGTAGATGGTCAGATGGTAAATTTTCAGGGAGCGCTCCAGCTTAATATTAAAAGAGTTCGCAGAAGCCATGAAGGCGAATATGATCCTTCGGACTTTGTTCCCACCACCGGAAAAAACATCAATGAAATGTATAGCGAACTGTTAAAATACATCAGTAAGGTAAAAGAACCTCATTTACGACAATTATTAGAGAGTTTCTTTGTGCAGGACACTTCCTTTGCAGAACGTTTTAAGAAGCATTCTGCTGCAAAAAGTGTTCACCATGGTTTTGTGGGAGGACTCTTAGAACATACACTAGGGGTAGCTAAATTGTGTGATTATTATGCAGATCATTATCCCTTGATTAACAGGGATTTACTTATTAGCGCTGCTATATTCCATGATATTGGCAAGATGGAGGAATTATCAGTATTTCCGGAGAATGATTATACCGATGATGGTCAGCTATTAGGGCATATCTATATCGGAACAGAAGTCATCGGAGCAAAGATTAGGACAATGCCTGGATTTCCTGTGGCATTAGCATCACAGCTAAAACATTGTATTCTGGCACATCATGGAGAACTGGAATACGGCTCCCCCAAGAAGCCTTCTATTATAGAAGCAATGGCTTTAAACTTCGCGGATAACACTGATGCGAAGCTTCAGACGATGACCGAATTCTTAAACAGCGGTGATGAGAAAGCAACCTGGCTTGGTATGAACAGACTCTTTGAAGCAAATATCAGAAGAACCATTTTCTAG
- a CDS encoding endonuclease MutS2, which yields MNEKALKTLEYYKMIEKLSSFAGSGLGKALCNSLLPVSDIDVIRKTQKETSDALSRILRKGSLGFYGVHDIRGSLKRLEVGSALSAQELLHLSSVLDATARIRAYGVKDGVDGGSAVTEADSLEEMFVSLEPLTLLNNEIKRCIISEEEIADDASPALKSIRRSLKQTNDKIHEQLNSIVNSTGSKNILQENIVTMRNGRYCIPIKQEYRSQFPGMIHDQSSSGSTLFVEPMAVVKLNNDLRELEIKEIQEIERILADLSEQAGAHSEKLYNNIQVLPKLDFIFAKATLSKQIKGTEPVFNDRGIVNIKKGRHPLIDAKKVVPIDIILGKDFNLLVITGPNTGGKTVSLKTVGLFTLLGQAGLHIPAFDGSELAVFEEVYADIGDEQSIEQSLSTFSSHMTNTVSILEKANYKSLVLFDELGAGTDPTEGAALAMAILNYLHKKNVRTMATTHYSELKVYALTTEGVSNASCEFDVETLRPTYKLLIGIPGKSNAFAISSKIGLPDYIIEDAKNLIGVQEKSFEDVISDLEKNRLEIEREKEEIASLKEQAKNLQLRLEQQNEKLVKAKDRIMAEANEEARKVLQEAKDVADRTIKNFNKWGMEGGLGKDMENERGKIRDLLSASESKLAIKGKRKSAKTPKPGEFKIGDAVHVISLDLRGTVSTLPNAKGDLYVQMGILRSQVNISDIELIDEPDVTGPNLTKTGSGKIKLSKTLNIRPEINLIGKTVDEALAELDKYLDDAYLSHLPQVTVIHGRGTGALRNAVHSHLKKTKYVKSYREGAFGEGGQGVTVVEFKQ from the coding sequence ATGAACGAGAAAGCGCTAAAAACCCTAGAATATTATAAAATGATAGAAAAGTTATCCTCTTTTGCAGGTTCAGGCCTTGGAAAAGCCCTTTGTAACAGCCTTTTACCTGTAAGTGATATAGATGTAATCAGAAAAACACAGAAGGAAACTTCCGATGCCCTCTCCCGAATCTTACGAAAGGGAAGCCTTGGCTTCTATGGTGTTCACGATATCCGCGGCTCTTTAAAGAGACTAGAAGTAGGATCAGCCCTAAGTGCTCAGGAATTACTGCACTTAAGCTCCGTACTGGACGCCACCGCAAGAATCAGGGCCTATGGCGTGAAGGATGGTGTGGATGGAGGTTCCGCTGTTACGGAGGCAGATTCCCTGGAAGAAATGTTTGTTTCCCTGGAACCTTTAACACTGCTGAATAACGAAATCAAACGCTGTATTATAAGTGAGGAAGAGATTGCCGATGATGCCAGTCCTGCATTAAAAAGCATCCGCAGGTCTTTAAAGCAGACCAATGATAAAATTCACGAGCAGCTTAATTCCATTGTGAACTCTACCGGTTCGAAAAATATTCTTCAGGAGAATATCGTTACCATGCGCAATGGCAGATACTGTATTCCTATTAAGCAGGAATACCGCAGCCAGTTCCCCGGTATGATTCATGACCAGTCTTCCTCCGGCTCCACCCTTTTTGTTGAGCCTATGGCAGTTGTAAAGCTAAACAATGATTTAAGAGAACTGGAAATCAAGGAAATACAGGAAATCGAACGCATATTGGCAGATCTAAGCGAGCAGGCAGGTGCACACAGTGAAAAACTTTATAATAATATTCAAGTACTGCCAAAGCTTGATTTTATTTTTGCCAAAGCCACCCTTTCCAAGCAGATAAAAGGAACGGAGCCGGTATTTAATGACAGAGGTATCGTAAATATCAAAAAAGGCCGCCATCCATTGATAGATGCGAAGAAAGTTGTACCAATCGATATTATTTTGGGAAAAGATTTTAACCTGCTGGTAATTACCGGCCCTAATACCGGCGGTAAGACGGTATCCTTAAAGACAGTAGGCCTCTTTACCCTCCTCGGTCAGGCAGGTCTTCATATCCCGGCCTTTGACGGCTCGGAACTTGCAGTCTTTGAAGAAGTTTATGCCGATATCGGTGATGAACAGAGTATAGAGCAATCTTTAAGTACTTTCTCCTCCCATATGACGAATACCGTATCTATTCTGGAGAAGGCAAATTATAAATCTCTTGTTTTATTTGATGAATTAGGTGCCGGAACAGATCCGACAGAAGGTGCGGCTCTTGCAATGGCTATCTTAAACTACCTTCATAAAAAAAATGTCCGTACCATGGCAACTACACACTACAGCGAGCTAAAGGTATATGCCCTTACAACGGAGGGAGTAAGCAATGCCTCCTGTGAATTTGATGTTGAGACACTTCGCCCCACTTATAAGCTTCTTATCGGAATTCCCGGCAAGAGCAATGCCTTTGCAATTTCCTCCAAGATAGGTCTTCCGGATTATATCATAGAGGATGCGAAGAACCTTATAGGTGTTCAGGAAAAGAGCTTTGAAGATGTTATATCAGACCTGGAAAAGAACCGTCTGGAGATCGAAAGAGAGAAGGAAGAAATCGCTTCCTTGAAAGAGCAGGCAAAAAACCTCCAATTACGCTTAGAGCAGCAGAACGAAAAGCTCGTAAAAGCAAAAGACCGTATAATGGCTGAAGCCAATGAAGAAGCCAGAAAGGTACTCCAGGAAGCAAAGGATGTTGCCGACCGCACAATTAAGAACTTTAACAAGTGGGGTATGGAAGGCGGTCTTGGCAAGGATATGGAGAATGAACGCGGTAAGATCAGAGACTTACTATCAGCCTCCGAAAGTAAGCTTGCTATAAAAGGAAAAAGAAAATCTGCTAAAACTCCGAAGCCCGGTGAGTTTAAAATCGGTGATGCTGTCCATGTAATCAGCTTGGATTTAAGAGGCACTGTCAGCACTCTTCCCAATGCCAAAGGTGATTTGTATGTGCAGATGGGAATTCTTCGCTCTCAGGTAAATATCAGTGATATTGAATTAATTGACGAACCGGATGTTACCGGTCCTAATCTCACCAAAACCGGCAGCGGCAAGATTAAACTCTCCAAAACCCTTAATATCCGCCCGGAGATTAATCTAATCGGAAAAACAGTGGATGAAGCATTGGCAGAATTAGATAAATATTTAGATGACGCCTACCTGTCCCATCTGCCCCAGGTAACAGTAATACATGGCCGCGGTACCGGTGCTCTTCGCAATGCCGTACACTCCCACCTTAAGAAGACCAAATATGTAAAGTCTTACAGAGAGGGTGCTTTTGGTGAAGGCGGTCAGGGAGTTACCGTAGTTGAATTTAAACAGTAG
- a CDS encoding tyrosine-type recombinase/integrase → MEGHVRKRGEKWYYSFESASVDGKRKRIERVGGRTKKEAEAALRIALQEYNNAGLFFEPKQISIADYMEYWMNNYVKIECKPNTQRIYGDIINRHIDPYLGQFKLNAITAQVLQQHMNQLYAKGLSKNYLSNILGVLSGAFHYAVEPGQFIKENPMVYVKMPKCAFKKVETDHKVITAKEFNSIIDRFPYGSQYYIILMICFYTGLRISECTGLSWDRIDLEGRKITIDRIIVKHADKKWYLETPKTYSSYRTVPIGDKLLDSLKKHRKWQLENRIKYGEFYKQYYFSKSNMIYGYDNSIEYKTTDEIVDFLCTQDNGTLVNPDLSRYCSRVINYDLGIQFNFHSLRHTHATILIESGANMKDVQQRLGHSRLATTMDTYVKATEKMSLETVDIFEKAVNLDLPTKK, encoded by the coding sequence ATGGAAGGTCACGTAAGGAAAAGAGGAGAAAAATGGTATTATTCTTTTGAATCGGCAAGCGTAGACGGAAAAAGAAAAAGAATAGAAAGAGTAGGCGGTAGAACTAAAAAGGAAGCAGAAGCCGCATTGAGAATTGCTCTGCAGGAATATAATAATGCAGGGCTTTTTTTTGAACCAAAACAAATATCTATAGCTGATTATATGGAATATTGGATGAATAATTACGTAAAAATAGAATGTAAGCCCAATACTCAGCGTATATATGGTGATATAATTAATCGTCATATTGACCCTTATTTAGGACAATTTAAATTAAACGCCATTACAGCACAAGTGCTTCAGCAACACATGAATCAACTATATGCTAAGGGTTTAAGCAAAAATTATCTAAGCAATATACTTGGAGTTTTATCAGGAGCGTTTCATTATGCTGTAGAACCAGGGCAATTTATTAAGGAAAATCCAATGGTTTATGTAAAAATGCCTAAATGTGCATTTAAAAAAGTTGAGACCGACCATAAGGTTATTACGGCGAAAGAATTCAATAGCATAATAGATAGATTTCCGTATGGGTCTCAATACTATATTATTCTTATGATATGTTTTTATACAGGACTTAGAATATCAGAATGCACTGGTTTATCATGGGATAGAATTGACCTTGAAGGAAGAAAAATAACTATTGATAGAATAATTGTAAAGCATGCAGATAAGAAGTGGTATCTAGAAACTCCTAAGACTTATTCATCATATCGAACTGTTCCAATTGGAGATAAGTTGCTAGATTCCTTAAAAAAGCATAGAAAATGGCAATTAGAAAATAGAATTAAATATGGAGAATTTTATAAACAATATTATTTTAGTAAAAGTAATATGATTTATGGATATGATAATTCAATAGAATATAAAACAACTGATGAAATAGTAGACTTTTTATGTACTCAAGATAACGGAACATTGGTAAATCCGGATTTATCTCGTTACTGTTCAAGAGTTATTAATTACGATTTAGGAATACAATTTAATTTTCATTCGCTTAGGCATACCCATGCAACAATTTTAATTGAAAGTGGAGCAAACATGAAAGATGTACAGCAACGTTTAGGGCACTCTCGATTAGCAACAACAATGGATACTTATGTAAAAGCTACCGAAAAAATGTCTTTAGAAACAGTAGATATATTTGAAAAAGCAGTCAATCTTGATTTGCCAACCAAAAAATAA
- a CDS encoding response regulator transcription factor produces the protein MVAKQKILIVDDDVNIAELISLYLTKECFDTLMVHDGEEAITKFAEYQPNLILLDLMLPGIDGYEVCREIRKNSSVPIIMLSAKGEIFDKVLGLELGADDYVIKPFDSKELVARVKAVLRRFHQAPQQTSPVAEVAEQTGDYVAYPDLIINQSNYSVLYYGNTIEMPPKELELFYFLASHPNQVFTREQLLDHIWGYEYIGDTRTVDVHIKRLREKIKDHTSWSLSTVWGIGYKFDVKK, from the coding sequence ATGGTTGCCAAGCAAAAAATTCTTATCGTAGATGACGATGTAAATATTGCAGAGCTTATCTCACTTTATCTTACCAAGGAGTGTTTCGATACTCTTATGGTCCATGACGGAGAAGAAGCCATCACAAAGTTTGCAGAATATCAGCCTAACCTGATTCTTCTTGACCTGATGCTGCCTGGCATTGACGGCTATGAAGTATGCCGTGAGATCAGAAAGAATTCATCCGTTCCCATCATCATGCTCTCTGCAAAAGGAGAGATTTTTGACAAGGTATTGGGTCTTGAATTAGGCGCTGATGATTATGTTATTAAACCCTTTGATTCAAAAGAGCTGGTAGCAAGAGTGAAGGCTGTGTTAAGACGTTTTCACCAGGCTCCCCAACAGACTTCCCCTGTGGCAGAGGTTGCCGAGCAGACCGGAGATTACGTGGCTTATCCCGACCTTATTATTAACCAAAGCAATTACTCCGTCCTTTATTATGGAAATACCATAGAGATGCCTCCGAAGGAGCTGGAACTCTTCTACTTCTTAGCTTCCCACCCTAATCAGGTTTTTACCAGAGAGCAGCTTCTTGATCACATATGGGGCTATGAATACATCGGTGATACCAGAACGGTGGATGTGCATATAAAAAGATTGCGTGAAAAGATTAAAGACCATACCTCCTGGAGCCTATCTACTGTTTGGGGTATCGGATATAAATTTGACGTAAAGAAATAA
- a CDS encoding helix-turn-helix domain-containing protein, with protein MDDMVLTVKEVSKILKTNPAYIYELIKSGKLPALKLGSIRVRKQALEQFLIDYEGKDLSDINDITELKRA; from the coding sequence ATGGATGATATGGTATTAACAGTAAAGGAAGTATCAAAGATACTTAAAACAAATCCGGCATACATATATGAACTTATTAAGTCCGGAAAACTTCCAGCATTAAAACTCGGAAGCATTAGAGTAAGAAAGCAAGCTCTTGAGCAGTTCTTGATTGATTATGAAGGGAAAGACTTGTCTGATATTAACGATATTACAGAACTTAAAAGAGCATAG